In Aequorivita sp. H23M31, a single window of DNA contains:
- a CDS encoding GNAT family N-acetyltransferase: MALPIIRLIEKRDNPNIALVIRQVLEDLGVPKVGTAYADSALDCMFETYQNPRTAYFVVEKNRVLLGGAGIAPLENYKGNICELQKMYFIPEARGLGIGKQLMEFCIAKAREFKFDQIYLETMEYMVPAQKLYRKSGFDYIEGPIGNTGHFSCPVQMLKDL; encoded by the coding sequence ATGGCCCTACCGATTATTCGTCTTATTGAAAAAAGAGATAACCCAAATATTGCACTCGTTATTCGACAAGTTTTGGAGGATCTTGGTGTTCCAAAAGTGGGAACGGCTTATGCCGACAGTGCGTTAGATTGTATGTTTGAAACTTATCAAAATCCGCGAACCGCTTATTTTGTAGTCGAAAAAAACCGTGTTCTTTTAGGTGGAGCTGGAATTGCTCCTCTGGAAAACTACAAGGGAAATATATGCGAACTTCAGAAAATGTATTTTATACCTGAAGCTAGGGGATTGGGAATTGGGAAACAGTTGATGGAATTCTGCATCGCTAAAGCCAGGGAATTCAAATTTGACCAAATTTATCTTGAAACAATGGAGTATATGGTTCCAGCTCAAAAGCTATACAGAAAATCGGGATTTGATTATATCGAAGGCCCGATCGGAAATACAGGTCATTTTTCCTGCCCAGTGCAGATGCTGAAAGATCTATAA
- the ribD gene encoding bifunctional diaminohydroxyphosphoribosylaminopyrimidine deaminase/5-amino-6-(5-phosphoribosylamino)uracil reductase RibD, which yields MSRCIQLAKNGLGTTYPNPLVGCVIVVNDKIIGEGWHYKAGEPHAEVNAISNVKDPELLKEATIYVSLEPCSHFGKTPPCSHLIISKGIKNIIVGSVDPNPKVAGRGIKKLQDSGCNVISGVLEAQCNELNKRFFTFHRNKRPFIFLKWAETLNGFIAPKKETRSATTPVWITNKFSRQLVHKMRSEEMAILVGTNTVREDNPSLTLREWAGQNPIRIIIDKELKLSSKYSVFDGSAETLVFTSRNAKPPVGLEHPLHYLQIDFTKEIASQICQILYEKGIQSLIVEGGAKTLATFITTNLWDEAFIFIGPSQFGEGISAPTIKGNLVFESNIKKDRILHLKNFKP from the coding sequence ATGTCACGCTGTATCCAGCTTGCCAAAAATGGGCTGGGCACCACCTATCCCAACCCTTTGGTGGGATGTGTAATTGTTGTAAATGACAAAATAATTGGCGAGGGATGGCATTATAAAGCTGGCGAGCCACACGCAGAGGTAAATGCTATTTCAAATGTAAAAGATCCTGAATTGCTTAAGGAAGCGACCATTTATGTTAGTTTGGAACCATGTAGCCATTTTGGGAAGACGCCGCCTTGTTCCCATTTAATTATTTCAAAAGGTATTAAAAATATAATAGTCGGAAGCGTGGATCCAAATCCGAAGGTTGCCGGACGCGGAATTAAAAAGCTACAGGATTCGGGGTGCAACGTTATTTCTGGAGTATTGGAAGCGCAATGTAACGAATTGAACAAACGCTTTTTTACTTTTCATCGTAACAAGAGACCCTTTATCTTTCTTAAATGGGCGGAAACTCTTAATGGATTTATCGCACCAAAAAAAGAAACTAGATCGGCAACCACACCTGTATGGATCACTAATAAATTTTCCAGGCAGTTGGTTCACAAAATGCGGTCAGAAGAAATGGCAATATTGGTCGGTACGAATACTGTTCGGGAAGATAATCCATCGTTAACACTAAGAGAATGGGCGGGCCAAAATCCCATTAGAATTATAATTGATAAGGAGCTAAAGCTCTCCTCGAAATATTCGGTTTTTGATGGCAGCGCTGAGACTTTGGTGTTTACATCGCGAAATGCAAAACCTCCCGTCGGATTAGAACATCCCCTTCATTACCTACAAATTGATTTCACCAAAGAAATTGCCTCTCAAATATGCCAAATTTTATATGAAAAAGGTATTCAATCCTTGATTGTTGAAGGCGGAGCAAAAACTCTAGCAACTTTTATCACCACAAATCTATGGGATGAAGCTTTTATATTTATTGGGCCCAGCCAATTTGGGGAAGGAATCTCCGCTCCAACTATTAAAGGTAATTTAGTTTTTGAAAGCAACATCAAGAAAGACCGTATACTCCACCTTAAAAATTTTAAACCTTGA
- a CDS encoding DMT family transporter has protein sequence MIALALSILSSTTIYVVFKIFTRYNINTLHAIVTNYVVATFCGILLQPNEIHLAQTFQYSWFPFALGLGVLFIIVFNLMGITAQRNGLSVVSVAAKMSVVIPILFGLLYYKESLGNLKFIGILLALVAVYLVSIKREDSLKIKASNFIFPVLVFTGSGVIDTSVKYLEGEYVGKDDISIFSATIYTMAALVGIGILSVQALQGKFQFQFKNVVGGIALGIPNFFSIYFLLQALRSGIFESSGIFTINNVSVVMISTLLGILLFQEKLLIKNWIGIILAIFGILLITLGKW, from the coding sequence TTGATAGCTCTTGCGCTGAGCATCCTCTCCTCCACAACTATTTATGTGGTTTTTAAGATTTTTACAAGATATAACATCAATACCCTACACGCCATTGTCACAAACTATGTAGTGGCTACATTTTGTGGAATTCTGCTACAACCCAATGAAATTCATCTGGCACAAACTTTTCAATACTCATGGTTTCCCTTCGCCTTAGGGCTGGGAGTTCTTTTTATAATCGTATTTAACCTAATGGGAATTACCGCTCAGCGCAATGGACTCTCTGTAGTATCCGTGGCAGCAAAAATGAGCGTGGTAATTCCAATTCTATTTGGGTTACTTTATTATAAGGAAAGTTTAGGAAATCTAAAGTTTATCGGAATTCTTCTCGCGTTGGTTGCCGTATATTTAGTCTCCATTAAACGGGAAGATAGCCTGAAAATAAAGGCATCAAATTTTATCTTTCCAGTCTTGGTTTTTACAGGAAGTGGAGTTATTGATACTTCTGTAAAATATTTGGAAGGTGAATATGTTGGAAAGGATGACATCTCGATATTTTCAGCGACGATTTACACCATGGCGGCATTAGTGGGAATAGGAATATTGTCTGTTCAAGCTCTCCAGGGTAAATTCCAGTTTCAGTTTAAAAATGTAGTGGGAGGAATTGCCCTAGGAATTCCAAATTTCTTTTCTATTTATTTCTTGCTTCAGGCCTTGCGCAGTGGTATTTTTGAAAGTTCGGGAATCTTTACCATCAACAATGTTTCCGTTGTAATGATTTCTACTTTGTTAGGAATCTTGTTGTTCCAGGAAAAACTATTGATCAAAAATTGGATTGGGATTATTCTGGCAATTTTTGGGATTTTATTGATAACTCTTGGAAAATGGTAA
- a CDS encoding IMPACT family protein yields the protein MDIEKDTYKTILKPSQEVVYKEKGSKFFGYAFPVSTEEAIKEHIEVLKKQHHSARHWCYAWQLGKEYEHFRANDDGEPTNSAGMPIYGQLQAFNVTNIAVIVVRYFGGTKLGVGGLIQAYKTAAQMALESSKIVEKTIDETFFLQFEYPEMNTVMRIIKDENITVTNQKMELDCEFEISIRKKEAKRIFEIFENTYKVKIKSTLDLGEGKENS from the coding sequence TTGGATATTGAAAAAGACACATATAAAACTATTCTAAAACCTTCCCAAGAAGTTGTTTACAAGGAAAAAGGCAGCAAATTTTTTGGTTATGCCTTTCCCGTTTCTACAGAGGAGGCTATAAAGGAACATATAGAAGTTCTTAAGAAGCAACATCATAGTGCGCGACATTGGTGTTATGCCTGGCAATTGGGCAAAGAATATGAACACTTTCGCGCCAATGATGATGGAGAACCTACTAACAGCGCAGGAATGCCTATTTATGGCCAGTTGCAGGCATTTAACGTCACTAATATCGCAGTGATTGTCGTTAGATATTTCGGAGGAACAAAACTGGGTGTCGGTGGATTGATACAAGCTTATAAAACGGCTGCGCAAATGGCTCTTGAATCCAGCAAAATTGTCGAGAAAACTATTGATGAAACTTTTTTTCTCCAATTTGAGTATCCGGAAATGAATACGGTAATGCGAATTATTAAGGACGAAAATATTACAGTAACCAATCAGAAAATGGAACTTGACTGCGAGTTTGAAATTTCTATTCGCAAAAAAGAAGCAAAAAGGATTTTTGAAATATTTGAAAATACTTATAAGGTGAAAATTAAATCAACTCTAGACCTAGGGGAAGGAAAAGAAAATTCTTAA
- a CDS encoding acyl-CoA thioesterase, with protein sequence MKNTITKIRVRYGETDQMGVVYYGNYAQYLEQGRTEWLRELGYSYKWMEANNVHLPVVHLSIDYKLPAYYDDVLTVKTTLKKLPSVKIEFYYEIYNESKQLLIRATTVLVFVNSTTKKLMKAPQYLLDKLV encoded by the coding sequence TTGAAAAATACAATCACAAAAATTAGGGTCCGATACGGAGAAACCGACCAAATGGGAGTAGTATATTATGGGAACTATGCACAGTACCTAGAGCAGGGCCGAACCGAGTGGCTTCGGGAGCTGGGGTATTCATACAAGTGGATGGAAGCCAATAATGTTCACCTTCCGGTGGTCCATTTAAGCATCGATTATAAGCTGCCAGCGTACTATGACGACGTGCTCACGGTAAAGACCACTTTAAAGAAATTGCCTAGCGTAAAAATCGAATTTTACTACGAGATTTATAATGAATCCAAACAACTTCTGATCCGTGCGACAACCGTTCTTGTTTTTGTTAATAGTACCACCAAAAAGTTGATGAAAGCACCACAATATTTACTTGATAAGTTGGTATAA
- the dnaA gene encoding chromosomal replication initiator protein DnaA, protein MNRTAESVWDNCLAFIEDNISSQAYKTWFEPIKAVKLADNALSIQVPSKFFYEWLEEHYVKILKVALTKELGATAKLVYIIRMENTYGNKLPFTEKIPSSNRSNMQLQEVDVPVKNKSPELKNPFVIPGIRNVKIESQLNPNYNFENFLEGDSNRLARSAGLAVANKPGGTSFNPLLIFGGVGLGKTHLGHAIGVDIKDKYPEKTVLYISAEKFTQQYIESVRKNNRNDFIHFYQIIDVLIVDDIQLFSGKAGTQDVFFHVFNHLHQNGKQVILTSDKAPVDMIDIEQRLLSRFKWGLSAELNHPDYDTRVAIIENKLYRDGVEMPGEIVEFLANNIKTNIRELEGAIISLIAHSSFNKKEITIDLARKIVENYVKHTKREVSIDYIQKVVSDYFQMDVDTLQSKTRKRHIVQARQLAMFFAKKYTKASLASIGSQIGQRDHATVLHACKTVNNLSTTDKQFRKYVEDLNKKLTL, encoded by the coding sequence ATGAACAGAACTGCGGAATCGGTTTGGGACAATTGTTTGGCTTTTATCGAAGATAATATTTCTTCACAAGCTTACAAAACATGGTTCGAGCCCATAAAGGCAGTTAAACTGGCAGATAATGCCCTCAGTATTCAGGTTCCAAGTAAATTTTTTTACGAATGGCTGGAGGAACATTACGTTAAAATATTAAAAGTTGCGTTGACAAAGGAATTGGGCGCTACAGCTAAGTTGGTGTATATCATTAGGATGGAAAACACCTACGGTAACAAGCTGCCCTTTACCGAAAAAATACCGAGTTCAAACCGGAGCAATATGCAATTGCAGGAGGTTGATGTTCCCGTTAAGAACAAAAGTCCGGAACTTAAAAATCCATTTGTAATTCCGGGTATTCGGAACGTTAAAATCGAATCGCAACTTAATCCAAATTATAATTTTGAAAATTTCCTTGAAGGTGATTCCAACCGCTTGGCAAGATCCGCTGGTTTAGCTGTGGCCAATAAACCAGGAGGAACTTCATTTAATCCTCTTCTTATTTTTGGGGGTGTGGGATTAGGAAAAACACATTTGGGCCACGCAATTGGTGTGGACATAAAAGATAAGTATCCCGAAAAAACGGTGTTGTATATATCTGCCGAAAAGTTTACCCAGCAGTATATAGAATCAGTTAGAAAAAACAATAGAAACGACTTTATCCACTTTTACCAGATAATTGATGTGCTAATTGTGGACGATATCCAATTGTTCTCCGGAAAAGCTGGAACGCAAGATGTTTTCTTCCACGTTTTTAATCATTTGCATCAAAACGGAAAACAGGTTATACTCACGAGTGATAAGGCGCCCGTGGATATGATCGATATAGAACAGCGCTTGTTATCTCGCTTTAAATGGGGACTTTCAGCCGAATTGAACCATCCTGATTATGATACCAGAGTAGCGATTATTGAGAACAAACTCTATCGGGATGGAGTAGAAATGCCGGGAGAAATTGTTGAATTTTTAGCCAATAATATTAAAACAAATATCCGTGAACTGGAAGGAGCTATTATCTCTTTAATTGCTCATTCCTCTTTCAACAAAAAGGAAATCACAATTGATCTTGCCCGTAAGATTGTTGAAAACTATGTGAAGCATACTAAACGAGAAGTTTCCATAGATTATATACAAAAGGTGGTAAGCGATTACTTCCAGATGGATGTGGACACGCTTCAATCCAAAACCAGAAAACGCCATATAGTTCAAGCTAGACAGCTGGCGATGTTCTTTGCCAAAAAATACACGAAGGCTTCTCTGGCGTCCATTGGTTCGCAAATAGGTCAGCGGGACCACGCTACCGTATTGCACGCCTGTAAAACCGTAAACAACCTTTCTACTACCGACAAGCAATTCCGGAAGTACGTTGAGGACCTCAACAAAAAACTTACGCTCTAA
- a CDS encoding low molecular weight protein-tyrosine-phosphatase has protein sequence MVCLGNICRSPLAEGILKSKIDTSKVFVDSAGTGHWHVGESPDPRSIEIAGHYNLDITDQRGRQFSAKDFDDFDLIYVMDNSNKENVLALAQNEGQRKKVKMILDEVFPGENVDVPDPYFGGGVTFDSVYKMLDDACEVIAQKI, from the coding sequence ATGGTCTGTCTCGGCAACATCTGCCGCTCTCCATTAGCTGAAGGAATTTTAAAATCCAAAATTGACACCTCTAAAGTATTTGTGGATTCCGCAGGGACTGGACATTGGCATGTTGGGGAATCTCCCGATCCAAGAAGTATTGAGATAGCCGGGCATTACAACTTGGACATCACAGATCAGCGCGGCAGACAATTTAGCGCGAAGGATTTTGACGATTTCGATCTTATTTATGTTATGGATAATTCCAACAAGGAAAATGTTCTCGCGCTTGCCCAAAATGAAGGACAAAGAAAAAAAGTGAAAATGATACTGGACGAAGTTTTCCCCGGAGAAAATGTTGATGTTCCAGATCCATATTTTGGTGGAGGGGTTACGTTCGATAGTGTTTATAAAATGCTGGATGACGCCTGCGAGGTAATTGCACAAAAAATATAA
- a CDS encoding PQQ-dependent sugar dehydrogenase: MKKSLLLVTFIFMAGWTFAQEVTIELFKGGFNSPLNLQHAQDNRLFVVEQGGKIKIVQANGTVNTTAFLDISSQVSHGSEQGLLGLAFHPNYAANGYFYINYTDTNGDTHISRFSVDSSNADIANSNSELSILTYSQPYSNHNGGNLVFGPDGYLYISSGDGGSGGDPTNQAQNINSFLGKLLRIDVDNPSGGNNYGIPTDNPFFGNQNAKQEIYAYGLRNPWRFSIDLTENNIWIADVGQNNIEEINRAPLTSAGLNYGWRCYEGSQPYNNQNCPPTSELEFPLAEYTHQNGNCSITGGYVYRGSTYSDIAGLYFFADYCSGMIGTVDGSENLINHGNFSGNWVSFGEDLNKELYVVDISGGNIYKINGGEIASTENSTLSNGLTISPNPASDFLDFTLKNDTFQTIQIFDIKGHLVHSQENIAGNKTTIPLKSLSSGIYMARITSGKGLVMVKKIIIR; the protein is encoded by the coding sequence ATGAAGAAATCATTATTATTAGTGACGTTTATTTTTATGGCAGGATGGACTTTTGCCCAAGAAGTAACTATAGAACTTTTTAAAGGAGGTTTTAATTCTCCCCTCAATCTTCAACATGCCCAGGATAACCGTCTATTTGTGGTGGAACAAGGGGGCAAAATAAAGATTGTACAAGCAAATGGAACTGTGAATACTACTGCTTTTTTGGACATTTCCAGTCAGGTATCACATGGGAGTGAACAGGGATTGCTAGGATTGGCATTTCATCCCAATTATGCTGCTAATGGATATTTCTACATAAACTATACAGATACGAATGGGGATACTCACATTTCTCGGTTTTCGGTGGATTCCTCAAATGCCGATATTGCGAATAGCAATTCTGAACTTTCAATCTTAACTTATTCTCAACCCTATTCTAACCATAATGGTGGGAACTTGGTATTTGGTCCAGATGGCTATCTATACATTTCTTCAGGGGATGGTGGCAGTGGCGGGGACCCTACAAATCAGGCACAAAACATTAATTCATTTTTAGGCAAGTTGTTGCGGATTGATGTTGACAATCCTTCTGGAGGGAATAACTATGGCATTCCTACCGACAATCCGTTTTTTGGGAACCAAAATGCAAAGCAGGAGATCTATGCGTACGGATTGCGCAATCCGTGGCGTTTTTCTATAGATTTAACCGAGAATAATATTTGGATTGCAGATGTGGGACAAAATAATATAGAAGAAATAAACCGTGCCCCCTTAACTAGTGCCGGACTTAACTATGGCTGGCGCTGTTATGAAGGATCACAACCTTATAACAATCAAAACTGCCCCCCTACATCAGAATTGGAATTTCCACTCGCTGAATATACCCATCAAAACGGTAATTGCTCTATTACTGGTGGATATGTTTACAGAGGATCAACATATTCAGACATCGCCGGACTTTATTTTTTCGCGGATTATTGTAGCGGAATGATTGGAACAGTTGATGGCTCGGAAAATTTAATAAACCACGGAAATTTTTCAGGCAATTGGGTATCCTTTGGAGAGGATCTCAACAAAGAATTATATGTTGTTGATATTTCTGGAGGAAATATTTATAAAATTAACGGTGGAGAAATTGCTTCTACTGAAAATTCAACCCTAAGTAATGGATTAACCATTTCTCCCAATCCCGCTTCTGACTTTCTCGATTTCACGCTTAAAAATGACACTTTTCAGACAATACAGATATTCGATATAAAAGGTCATTTAGTCCATTCTCAAGAAAACATTGCTGGTAACAAAACAACAATTCCGCTAAAGTCTTTAAGTTCGGGGATTTATATGGCAAGAATAACGAGTGGGAAAGGTTTGGTAATGGTGAAAAAAATAATTATCCGCTGA
- a CDS encoding SAM-dependent methyltransferase: MDHPKGNLYLIPCTLGDVPPLAVLPISVKTTIERINHYIVEHEKNARRFIKSISHDKKQSDLKFQEINKFTRAEEIPSMLSPCLEGFDVGIISDAGCPGVADPGARAVQAAHENGIKVIPLVGPSSILLALMASGFNGQNFAFNGYLPIDKHERKAELKRLEKLSTNLDQSQLFIETPYRNNQMLESLLETLSPKTRICLACDLTLPTEYIKTASVEHWKKRKVDLHKRPTLFIIHG; encoded by the coding sequence ATGGACCATCCTAAAGGAAATCTGTATCTGATCCCGTGTACTTTGGGAGACGTTCCTCCCTTGGCTGTTTTGCCGATTTCCGTGAAAACTACCATTGAGAGAATCAATCATTATATTGTGGAACACGAAAAAAATGCGCGCCGCTTTATAAAAAGTATTTCCCACGATAAAAAACAATCTGATCTGAAGTTTCAAGAAATCAATAAATTCACACGAGCTGAGGAAATTCCATCTATGCTTTCTCCTTGCTTAGAGGGTTTTGATGTTGGGATAATAAGTGATGCCGGTTGCCCCGGAGTCGCCGATCCTGGTGCGCGTGCAGTTCAGGCTGCCCATGAAAATGGTATTAAAGTTATTCCACTTGTGGGTCCCTCGTCCATTCTTCTGGCACTTATGGCAAGCGGATTTAATGGACAGAATTTTGCATTCAATGGTTATTTACCTATCGATAAGCATGAAAGGAAAGCAGAATTAAAACGTCTGGAAAAATTGTCCACCAACCTGGATCAGTCCCAATTGTTTATCGAAACTCCTTACCGCAACAATCAAATGCTAGAGAGTCTTTTAGAAACTTTATCGCCAAAGACACGAATTTGCTTAGCCTGCGACTTGACACTTCCTACGGAATACATAAAGACCGCATCCGTAGAACACTGGAAAAAAAGAAAGGTGGACCTTCATAAAAGACCCACCTTGTTTATTATTCACGGTTAA
- a CDS encoding lysozyme family protein, whose translation MRKRFYFITVLPVVALLVGTGFSSKKDYDFSTFSTEGLELNYDVPTEADMSSVYTPKFHLFLGKTYLGFKEALGFMESAGDYHIVNDYGYMGKYQFSRSTLKMMGFKDTSNFLYDSQQQEDAFLAYIALNKWVLRNDIKRYAGKTIGGVKVTESGILAAAHLAGAGNVKKFLRSSGENRFSDANGTSIRNYLRTFSGYDTSHIEANRRFKKIG comes from the coding sequence ATGAGAAAAAGATTTTACTTTATAACAGTTTTGCCTGTTGTTGCCTTACTGGTAGGGACGGGATTTAGCTCGAAGAAAGACTACGATTTTTCAACTTTTAGTACAGAAGGATTAGAGTTAAACTATGACGTTCCAACTGAAGCAGATATGTCTTCAGTTTATACCCCGAAGTTTCATTTGTTTTTGGGGAAAACATATCTCGGATTTAAAGAAGCTCTTGGTTTTATGGAATCAGCGGGCGATTATCATATAGTAAACGATTATGGCTATATGGGTAAGTACCAATTTTCGAGATCAACCCTGAAAATGATGGGTTTTAAAGATACATCCAACTTTTTATACGATTCCCAGCAGCAGGAAGATGCGTTTCTCGCGTACATTGCACTTAACAAATGGGTACTCCGCAATGATATTAAGCGCTATGCGGGAAAAACAATTGGTGGTGTAAAAGTAACCGAATCTGGTATTTTGGCAGCGGCACATTTGGCCGGTGCAGGAAATGTGAAGAAATTTTTAAGGAGTAGTGGGGAAAATAGGTTTTCGGATGCAAACGGAACCTCTATTCGTAACTATCTGAGAACATTCTCGGGTTATGACACTTCTCATATCGAGGCGAACAGGCGCTTTAAGAAGATAGGTTAG
- the mltG gene encoding endolytic transglycosylase MltG: MYIKKILIIIVLLGAIGMGVFSWYIYDTAFSPNTAFNNDIAHVFIPTNATIEDVMDELDPLLKKEETFRSIANQKGYFDNIKPGHFIISRGMSNNDIINTLRSRNIPINVRFNNQERLEDLAGNISNQIEADSISLLNAMRDPEFLKEVGLKEETALSLYIPNTYEFYWNTSATSFRERMRKEYERFWNEDRLKKAEALNLTKEQVIALAAIVQKETAKVDERPRVAGVYLNRLKSGMLLQADPTVIYAIKRTNGDYNQIIKRVLYADLELDSPYNTYKYAGIPPGPITMPDISSIDAVLNPETHGYYYFVADVSNFGYHKFAKTLAQHNTNKAEYVRWVNSQGLKR, encoded by the coding sequence ATGTATATAAAAAAAATACTGATAATCATTGTCCTGCTCGGGGCAATTGGAATGGGGGTTTTCTCCTGGTATATTTATGATACCGCGTTTTCGCCCAACACGGCTTTTAATAACGACATCGCCCACGTTTTTATTCCAACAAATGCTACAATTGAGGATGTAATGGACGAGCTCGATCCCTTACTTAAAAAAGAGGAAACCTTTCGCTCAATAGCAAATCAAAAAGGATATTTCGACAACATTAAGCCTGGCCATTTTATCATTTCACGCGGCATGAGCAACAATGACATTATCAATACTTTGCGAAGTAGGAATATACCGATAAATGTAAGGTTCAATAATCAAGAGCGATTGGAAGATCTTGCGGGGAATATTTCCAATCAAATTGAGGCAGATAGCATCTCTCTTTTAAACGCCATGCGCGATCCTGAATTTCTAAAGGAGGTAGGTCTTAAAGAGGAAACAGCACTGTCTCTCTATATACCAAATACTTACGAATTTTATTGGAACACTTCTGCCACTTCTTTCCGTGAGCGAATGAGAAAGGAATATGAAAGATTTTGGAACGAGGATCGATTAAAAAAAGCGGAGGCCTTAAATTTAACCAAAGAACAAGTTATAGCCTTGGCTGCCATAGTTCAGAAAGAAACAGCTAAAGTGGACGAGCGTCCTCGTGTTGCTGGAGTTTATCTTAATCGCTTAAAGTCGGGAATGTTGTTACAAGCAGATCCCACGGTAATATATGCCATCAAACGTACAAATGGAGATTATAATCAGATAATAAAACGTGTGCTCTATGCAGATCTTGAATTGGACTCCCCTTATAATACCTATAAATACGCCGGAATTCCGCCAGGCCCCATCACGATGCCAGATATCTCCTCAATAGATGCAGTCCTTAATCCTGAAACCCATGGATATTATTACTTTGTGGCGGATGTATCCAACTTCGGATACCATAAATTCGCCAAAACATTAGCTCAGCATAATACCAACAAAGCAGAGTATGTGCGTTGGGTAAATAGTCAGGGTTTAAAAAGATAA
- a CDS encoding GNAT family N-acetyltransferase gives MTTLKGDKILLRALEPSDLDFLYHLENEESLWEVSNTITPYSKLILKEYLDNSFRDIYDVKQLRLVICNIENNNPIGFIDLYDFDPKNRRVGAGIVIFKKEDRGRGFASEALKITSNYAFTYLNVHQVFAGITEDNVGSISLFENAGFERSGIKKDWIYSLGKFKSEYVYQLISAE, from the coding sequence ATGACTACATTAAAAGGAGATAAAATACTTTTAAGGGCTTTGGAACCGAGCGACTTGGATTTTCTTTATCATTTAGAAAATGAGGAATCGCTATGGGAAGTAAGTAATACCATCACTCCATATTCGAAGTTAATTTTGAAAGAGTATTTAGATAATAGCTTTCGTGATATTTATGATGTGAAACAGTTGCGACTGGTAATCTGTAATATTGAAAATAATAACCCTATCGGATTTATAGATCTCTACGACTTCGATCCAAAAAATAGGAGAGTAGGGGCGGGAATAGTTATTTTTAAAAAAGAAGATAGGGGACGAGGGTTTGCGTCTGAAGCTTTAAAAATTACCTCCAATTACGCATTTACCTATTTAAATGTGCATCAGGTTTTTGCGGGTATTACGGAAGATAATGTAGGCAGTATCTCACTTTTTGAAAATGCTGGGTTTGAAAGAAGCGGCATTAAAAAGGATTGGATTTATTCCCTCGGAAAATTCAAAAGTGAGTATGTTTACCAATTAATCTCAGCGGAATAA
- the dapF gene encoding diaminopimelate epimerase: MEFTFYKYQGTGNDFVLIDNRDNYFPKENNALVEEMCHRRFGVGADGLILLEKDSSTDFKMVYYNSDGNLSSMCGNGGRCIVHFSHFLGIIANKTRFTAIDGIHEAYIDDDQISLKMTDVNDLVVSEKSIFLDTGSPHHVEMVHDLEEYDVFVNGREIRNTLYGREGSNINFVEQKKDDIFSVRTYERGVEDETLSCGTGVTAVALAMSEMGKTTKNTVVLETRGGILKVRFEKYQGGYKNIYLEGPAVQVFKGIWK; this comes from the coding sequence ATGGAATTTACGTTTTATAAATACCAAGGCACTGGGAATGACTTTGTTCTTATAGACAATAGAGATAATTATTTTCCGAAAGAGAATAACGCATTGGTGGAGGAGATGTGCCATCGACGTTTTGGAGTGGGTGCAGATGGATTGATTTTACTTGAAAAAGATTCTTCTACGGATTTTAAAATGGTTTATTATAATAGTGATGGAAACCTAAGTTCTATGTGTGGTAATGGTGGAAGATGCATTGTCCATTTTTCGCATTTTCTCGGAATTATTGCGAATAAGACGAGGTTTACGGCCATTGATGGAATCCATGAAGCTTATATTGATGATGATCAGATTTCTCTAAAGATGACAGATGTAAATGATTTAGTTGTATCTGAAAAATCCATTTTTCTTGATACAGGTTCGCCGCATCACGTGGAGATGGTTCACGATTTAGAGGAATATGATGTTTTTGTAAACGGAAGAGAAATCAGGAACACATTATATGGTAGGGAAGGTTCCAATATAAATTTTGTAGAACAAAAAAAAGATGACATTTTTTCAGTTCGCACTTACGAAAGAGGGGTTGAGGATGAGACCCTTTCTTGTGGCACCGGTGTAACCGCGGTTGCCCTTGCAATGTCCGAAATGGGAAAAACGACCAAAAATACAGTTGTTTTAGAGACTAGGGGAGGGATATTAAAGGTCCGTTTTGAGAAATATCAAGGAGGTTATAAAAATATTTATTTGGAAGGACCTGCTGTTCAGGTTTTTAAAGGAATTTGGAAATGA